The nucleotide sequence GTCGAGGAATACCTCGACATTCTGCCGTAGGGCCAATTCCCGGGAGTCTGTTTCGGGCCCTGACCTAAGTCATACGGAACAGACCACAGAGCGATACGAGAGATCAGGAGACCCCTATGTGTGGCATCGCCGGCATCATCCATCGCGACGGCTCGGCCGACATCGGCGCCGAGTTGACCGCGATGCTCCAGTCCATGAAGCACCGGGGTCCCGACTCCACCGGTTACGCCATGTACGGCCCGCCCGACGACCTGGTCGTCGTACGGTTCATGCTGGCTGAGCCCAACGAGGTCGGTGGCTTCGGCATGGACGAGAAGATGGAGCGCAATCGGGCCGAGGTCGAGGCCCGCCTGGCCAAGGTCGGTGCAGACCTGGCCACCATCCACACCGAGTCCGGCGGCTACGCCTTCCGGGCCACCATCCGGTACGGCGGTGACCTGAAGCCGCTGGCCGACTATCTGGAGGACATCGACGGTTGCGAGGTGCTCTCGCTGGGCAACTCGTTGGAGATCGTCAAGGACCTCGGTGACGCGGAGTCGGTCCACGAGCAGTACCAGCTGGACAACCTGAAGGGCACCCATGGCATCGGGCACGTACGCATGGCGACCGAGTCAGACGTGGACCTGGCCAGCGCTCACCCCTACTGGGCCTACCCGTTCGCCGACGTATCGGTCGTGCACAACGGACAGCTCACCAACTACCACGTATGGCGCCGTCGTCTCGAGCGCATGGGCCACCGGTTCCAGTCCGAGTGCGACTCGGAGATCATTGCCGTTTACCTGGCCCAGCAACTGGAAAACGGCATGCCGCTGGAAACGGCCATGAAGCACAGCCTTGATGACTTTGACGGCGTATTCACCTACCTGGTGGCAACCGGCAACGAGTTGGGTGTGGCCAAGGACGAGATGGCGGCCAAGCCGCTGGTGCTCATGGAGACCGACGACCTGGTCGTCATGGCCTCCGAGGAGATGGCGATCCGGGCGCTGATGGGTCGTGAGGTCGAGAGCCGCGATCCGTTCGAGCGGGAGGTCCTGACGTGGCAGGTATGAACACCAAGAGTGGGGTTATCTACGACGCCCGGGGTCTGGTCGAGCCGGATCCTGAGCCGCCGATGACCGCTGAGATCGACGGCGACAGCGCCGTCATCGACGCTACCGATCTGACCACCAGGAAGATCAACCTGGAACTCAAGCGGATCGTCTACGACGAGGGTGTCAACACCGTCACCATCGTGAACCCCGGCTCCAAGCACTCCCTCGGCGTCGGCATCCTCAAGCGTTGCAACATCACGTTCGAGGGCAGCCCCGGCTGGTACGCCTGTGGCCTGATCGACGGACCTGAGGTCCAGATCAACGGCCGGGTCGGCTGGTCGCTGGGCGAGAACATGATGTCCGGATCGGTCGTGGTCGAAGGCCCGGCGGGCTCGCTCACCGGAGCCGCCCTGCGCGGTGGAGACCTGGTCGTGAAGGGCAACGTCGGCGCCCGGACGGGCATTGACCAGAAGGGCGGGACGATCATCGCTCTGGGCAGCGCCGGCATCAACACCGGCTTCATGATGCAGCGTGGTCGCCAGATCATCTGCGGGAACGTCAACGACGGCCTGGGCGACTCGATGTACGACGGCATCATCTACGTCGGCGGGAACGTGGCCTCGCTCGGCGTGGACTGCGTGCCCGGCGAGATGAACGACGATGACGTCGAGTTCATCAACCGGAAGTTCGAGATCTACGACCTCGGTACCCCGCCGGACCTGAAGAAGTTCGAGTGCGGCAAGGTGCTCCACAACTACGACGCGCTGGAGCCTTCCGAGCGCAAACTCGTTCTCTAGGAGGGACAGGCGATGCCAGAAGCGAACGACATCAAGGGCGTGGACACGCCGGTGGTGGACACCAACGCCGCCACCGACGTCATCGGCAAGAGCAAGATCTTCACGCCGGAGGTCATCAACGACATCCACGTGAAGGCTGAACTGGGCCGCTATCGGATGCGGGGATTCTCACTATTCAAGAAGATCCCACACTGGGACGAGTTGGTGTTCCTTCCTGGAACGCTCACCCGCTTCGTGATCGAGGGCTATCGCGAGAAGTGCGAGACCAAGACGGTCATCGGCGGCCGGTTTGCCGCCAAGCCGTTGGAGTTGGACATTCCCGTCTACATCACCGGCATGAGCTTCGGTGCGTTGTCTATCGAGGCCAAATCGGCACTCGCCAAGGGCGCCTCGATGGCCGGCACGGCGACATGCTCCGGTGAGGGCGGCATGATTCCGCCCGAGCGGGACCTGTCGACGAAGTGGTTCTATCAGGTCATCCAGAGCCGTTACGGCTTCAACCCGCACCACCTGATGCTGGCCGACGCGATCGAGTTCTTCATTGGACAGGGTTGCAAGGTCGGCCTTGGTGGACACCTCATGGGCCAGAAGGTCACCGAGCAGGTGGCCGAGATGCGATCGCTGCCCGCTGGCATCGACCAGCGCTCTCCGGCTCGCCACCCCGACTGGATTGGGCCTGACGACTTGTCGCTGAAGATCCAGGAGATCCGTGAGGCCACCAACTACCAGGTACCGATCCAGTTGAAGTTGGGTTCGTCACGGGTGTACGACGACGTACGGATGGCCGCCAAGTGCGGTCCTGACTCGATCTATCTCGATGGCGCCGAAGGAGGTACCGGTGCTGGTCCACACCTCGCCACCGAGGAGACGGGCATCCCGTTGATGGCCGCCATCCCCGAGGCTCGGCGGGCGCTCGAGGACGTGGGCCTGGCCGATGAGGTCGACCTCGTGGTGGCCGGCGGCATCCGCAACGGTGGTGACGTGGCCAAGTGCCTGGCTCTGGGCGCTAAGGCAGTGGCACTCGGTACCGCTGCCCTGATGGCCCTGAACTGCAACAAGCACATCGAGGGTGTCACTGACTATGAGGGCACCATCGGAGTGCCTGCCGGCGAGTGCTACCACTGCCACACCGGTCGCTGTCCAGTGGGTGTGGCCACCCAGGACGTCGAGCTGCGGGCACGCCTTGACGTCGACGAGGCCGCCCTGCGGGTCTACAACTACCTCCATACATTGACCATGGAGGTCCAGTTGCTGGCCCGTGCCTGCGGCAAGACCGACATCCACAGCCTCGAGCCTGAGGATCTGGCTGCTCTCACCCATGAGGCGTCGGCCATGGCCAAGGTGCCGCTGGCGGGGACCACCTACATCCCGGGAGTCAGTGAGGAGCGTGCGCTTCAGGAGATGAAGGACATGATGGCCAAGCAGCTCGCAGAGAGCGGGAGGAACTGACGATGGGTGTGAAGCACACGGTCGCCATCGATGCCGAGACCCTGGCCGGGAAGCGGTTTGATTACCAGGAGGACGTCTCGCTGGTAGAGGACCTTGACCTGATGGAGTTGACGCCGGGGAAGGATCTGAACTGGTTGGAGGACATCCACCTACTGGAGGAGGACGGCACCCCCGCGGTGTTTGATCGGAACTCCAACGCCTTCCTGAAGATTTACTTCGACATCCCGGAAGGTCGGGGGGACGAGTTGGCCCGCAAGGTGCTCATGAGACACCTCATCTCGGGGAACTCCTACGGCATCCAGCTCAAGGAGAAGCACTGCAAGTTCCACCAGGTGGAGCTCGGCCCGTGGGTCGCCGACTCAAAGTCGGTGGGCGACAACTACAAGGCGCCGGTTCTCGAAGGCTGGGAGCCGCCGGCCCACTAGCTCGCCGGCGGGACGATCACCGAAGAAAATCTCTGATTCGGACCCGTCGACACCTGTCGGCGGGTCCGGTCATGTCCGACCCGTGATGGATCGGTGCCGCTGACTCGGTGGCACCCAAGCAACAGGAGTACCCCATGAGCACCACCGGCAAGCTTCCCGAGTCGGTCCGGTACTGCATTATCGGTGCCGGTATCCACGGCCTGTCCACTGCTTGGCACCTGGCCCGCGAGTTGAAGGCCCGTGGCGCCGGCAGTGGTGACGACATCCTCATCATTGAGAAGTCCGCGGCGGGTGCCGGTCCGTCGGGCATCGCCTGCGGCGTGGTTCGAAACAATTATTTCCAGCCCGCCATGCGCGAGCTGATGGCTCATTCGGTCGAGGTGTGGGACGCCAATGCTGAGGCCTTCGAGTATCACCCGGTCGGCTACCTCCAGATTTCGTATGACGAGATGAGCGAGGACGTGGCGACAATCCACGAGCAGCAGAAGGCCATTGGATACGAGTCGGAGTTCATCGACGGTGTTGATGCCACCCGCGACCACATGCTGGGCATCTTCGACGACTGGCGTGCCACCGGTGTTAGCAGCGTGTTGCACGAGAAGAAGGGCGGCTACGCCCACAACATGGCCACCGTCAACGGACTGCTGGCCAAGGTGGAGGCCGAAGGCGTCAATGTCGTGTCCGACACCGTGGTCACCGAACTAGCCGTCAACGGTGGTGCCGTGACGCACGTGGTGACCAGCCGGGGCATGGTCGCCGTCGACCATGTGGTCGCCGCCGCGGGGCCGTGGGTACCGAAGTTGTGGGAAATGCTGGACCTGCCTGACACCACCGACATCGTGTCCGGCGATTCCACCCACACCGTGCCGACCTGGAAGTTCTGGGCCCTCCAAGAGGGGACGCTGGACGTCGATCCCGGTTACCTGATGAACAACGCCGGGACTATGCCGCCGGTCGTCCATGTGGATGCCGACGCACCCCTGCATGACGAGGATGGGAACCTGTTGGTAGATGGCAAGTGGGGCGTGTACTACAAGCCCGACTTCAACTTCGGTGGGGTGCAGGGCGGCTATATGCCCTACCCGGTCGACAAGCCATGGCGTGACGTGGCCATCGATCCTTACGGCCCAGCCAGTCCGGACTTCGTGGTCGGCGAAGACTTCCGGGCTGTGTGGGCCGCTGCGTTGTCGCACTGCCAGTCACGGTTCGAGGGCAAGGCCCACCTGATGAGTCAGGTGCCATCCGGCGGGATCGGGGCGTTCACCCCGGATAGCTTTCCAGTGCTGGACACCTTCTGTGAGAACGTCTACGTGATCGCTGACTCGAACCACGGCTTCAAGATGATCGGGTTGGGCGCACTGGTGGCCAAGGAACTCTGCGGCGCCACGCAGGCCCTGTTGGAGCCGTTCCGGTACAGCCGGTACGCCTTGGGCAATCTGCATCCGGAGAGCAACTCGCCGTATCCCTGGAGTTAGGGCCAGTCGCTTCATTCTCTCTGGGGCGGTGGTCGTTTTGAGTTTTGCAGCGAGCCGGGAGCCTAAGGTCGGTCTGGGTCAAGAGGTCAACAGAAAGTTGGAGAGTCCGCTATGGCTAGTAAAGACAAGGGTGGCCGGAGCAGCAAGACTCCCGCCTCCAAGAGCGCTAAAGAAAAGCGACAGGCAAAGAAAGACAAGAAGGCAGGGAAGGGCGGCCTCTAAGCCTGATGGGGGCTGAGCGGTGAACCGATCTCGAAGGGTGTCGGCCTCTCAGCCGCCGCCGTCCGGGGCCTCG is from Acidimicrobiales bacterium and encodes:
- a CDS encoding class II glutamine amidotransferase, which codes for MCGIAGIIHRDGSADIGAELTAMLQSMKHRGPDSTGYAMYGPPDDLVVVRFMLAEPNEVGGFGMDEKMERNRAEVEARLAKVGADLATIHTESGGYAFRATIRYGGDLKPLADYLEDIDGCEVLSLGNSLEIVKDLGDAESVHEQYQLDNLKGTHGIGHVRMATESDVDLASAHPYWAYPFADVSVVHNGQLTNYHVWRRRLERMGHRFQSECDSEIIAVYLAQQLENGMPLETAMKHSLDDFDGVFTYLVATGNELGVAKDEMAAKPLVLMETDDLVVMASEEMAIRALMGREVESRDPFEREVLTWQV
- a CDS encoding FMN-binding glutamate synthase family protein; amino-acid sequence: MPEANDIKGVDTPVVDTNAATDVIGKSKIFTPEVINDIHVKAELGRYRMRGFSLFKKIPHWDELVFLPGTLTRFVIEGYREKCETKTVIGGRFAAKPLELDIPVYITGMSFGALSIEAKSALAKGASMAGTATCSGEGGMIPPERDLSTKWFYQVIQSRYGFNPHHLMLADAIEFFIGQGCKVGLGGHLMGQKVTEQVAEMRSLPAGIDQRSPARHPDWIGPDDLSLKIQEIREATNYQVPIQLKLGSSRVYDDVRMAAKCGPDSIYLDGAEGGTGAGPHLATEETGIPLMAAIPEARRALEDVGLADEVDLVVAGGIRNGGDVAKCLALGAKAVALGTAALMALNCNKHIEGVTDYEGTIGVPAGECYHCHTGRCPVGVATQDVELRARLDVDEAALRVYNYLHTLTMEVQLLARACGKTDIHSLEPEDLAALTHEASAMAKVPLAGTTYIPGVSEERALQEMKDMMAKQLAESGRN
- a CDS encoding FAD-binding oxidoreductase: MSTTGKLPESVRYCIIGAGIHGLSTAWHLARELKARGAGSGDDILIIEKSAAGAGPSGIACGVVRNNYFQPAMRELMAHSVEVWDANAEAFEYHPVGYLQISYDEMSEDVATIHEQQKAIGYESEFIDGVDATRDHMLGIFDDWRATGVSSVLHEKKGGYAHNMATVNGLLAKVEAEGVNVVSDTVVTELAVNGGAVTHVVTSRGMVAVDHVVAAAGPWVPKLWEMLDLPDTTDIVSGDSTHTVPTWKFWALQEGTLDVDPGYLMNNAGTMPPVVHVDADAPLHDEDGNLLVDGKWGVYYKPDFNFGGVQGGYMPYPVDKPWRDVAIDPYGPASPDFVVGEDFRAVWAAALSHCQSRFEGKAHLMSQVPSGGIGAFTPDSFPVLDTFCENVYVIADSNHGFKMIGLGALVAKELCGATQALLEPFRYSRYALGNLHPESNSPYPWS